A window from Festucalex cinctus isolate MCC-2025b chromosome 12, RoL_Fcin_1.0, whole genome shotgun sequence encodes these proteins:
- the tmem229b gene encoding LOW QUALITY PROTEIN: transmembrane protein 229b (The sequence of the model RefSeq protein was modified relative to this genomic sequence to represent the inferred CDS: inserted 1 base in 1 codon), which translates to MFKESSTRGRGASPAAQAQVVPSFHXQSFDAFAYKARETPPVVHSNAKYLTNRSTVKMLQSGGVFDLGPESTNRVAMATMSILQPPSPLPALCRWYLYAIHGFVCEVMFTACWDFALNRNWKLPGVTSVWALLIYGTCILAMERMYLRLREHINVVLRCFIYTAWTYAWELSTGLLLRRFDACPWDYSKFRYNFMGLVTAEYAVPWFCAAYLVERLVIRSTLRLRYQSGSDDGWSDPLASANRAKQRLQSGVSSLFKME; encoded by the exons atgtTCAAAGAGTCGTCAACGCGTGGCAGAGGAGCGTCGCCAGCCGCGCAAGCGCAAGTTGTGCCTTCGTTCC ACCAGTCGTTTGACGCGTTCGCGTATAAAGCGAGAGAGACTCCGCCCGTGGTGCATTCAAATGCCAAATATTTAACTAACCGTTCAACTGTCAAGATGTTGCAGTCCGGTGGAGTTTTTG ATCTGGGCCCGGAGTCGACGAACCGCGTGGCCATGGCAACCATGTCCATCCTGCAGCCGCCGTCGCCGCTGCCGGCCCTGTGCCGCTGGTACCTGTACGCCATCCACGGCTTCGTGTGCGAGGTGATGTTCACGGCGTGCTGGGACTTCGCCCTGAACCGCAACTGGAAGCTGCCGGGCGTCACCAGCGTTTGGGCGCTGCTCATCTACGGCACGTGTATCCTGGCCATGGAGCGCATGTACCTGCGCCTGCGCGAGCACATCAACGTGGTGCTGCGCTGCTTCATCTACACGGCCTGGACGTACGCGTGGGAGCTGAGCACGGGCCTGCTCCTGCGTCGCTTCGACGCCTGCCCCTGGGACTACTCCAAGTTCCGCTACAACTTCATGGGCCTGGTGACGGCCGAGTACGCTGTACCCTGGTTCTGCGCCGCCTACCTGGTGGAGCGCCTGGTCATCCGGAGCACCCTGCGCCTGCGCTACCAGAGCGGCTCCGACGACGGATGGTCCGACCCGTTGGCCAGTGCCAACAGGGCCAAGCAGAGGCTGCAGTCCGGGGTCTCCAGCTTGTTCAAGATGGAATGA
- the mta1 gene encoding metastasis-associated protein MTA1, which translates to MAANMYRVGDYVYFENSSSNPLLIRRIEELNKTANGNVEAKVVCFYRRRDISSTLIALADKHARELEEEMENPEMTDLPEKQKHQLRHRELFLSRQLESLPATHIRGKCCVTLLNETEALKSYLDREDAFFYSLVYDPQQKTLLADKGEIRVGTKYQADITDLLSEGEKDARDLEKLEEKIWEPSSSLTEKQIDQFLVVARSVGTFARALDCSSSVRQPSLHMSAAAASRDITLFHAMDTLHGTGYDVTRAIAALVPQGGPVLCRDEMEEWSASEANLFEEALEKYGKDFMDIQQDFLPWKSLTSIIEYYYMWKTTDRYVQQKRLKAAEAESKLKQVYIPNYNKPNPNQLSSNNPKPVALVNGAAGAAAPGPPGLPGQGPNPPPLARACESCYTNTSYQWYSWGPPNMQCRLCASCWTYWKKYGGLKMPTRLDGERPGPNRSSMSPHGVPLRHSGSPKFAVKTRQAFYLQTTALTRVARRLCQDIIKPRYLGRHPYLPVNTAAIKAECALRLPDKDPGKPSPLKPTERKPLESVVRYLEAHPRPAKAEAPARGASISTGSLTPIKSSPILNSGSPTILGKRSYEQHNGLDGTKSKALAPQWDIMAKRMSEVGRPSAAMQDEVHQLD; encoded by the exons ATGGCGGCCAACATGTACCGGGTCGGAG attatgtttattttgagaACTCATCCAGTAACCCGCTGCTGATCAGGAGGATAGAGGAGTTGAATAAG ACCGCCAATGGGAACGTGGAGGCCAAAGTGGTGTGTTTTTACCGACGGAGGGACATCTCCAGCACGCTCATCGCCCTGGCAGACAAGCACGCCA GGGAGCTGGAGGAGGAGATGGAGAATCCCGAGATGACCGACCTCCCCGAGAAGCAGAAACATCAGCTCAGACACAGGGAGCTCTTTTTGTCCCGCCAGCTCGAGTCCCTCCCTGCCACGCACATCAG GGGGAAATGCTGTGTGACGTTGCTGAATGAGACCGAAGCACTCAAGTCCTACCTGGACAGAGAG GATGCCTTCTTCTACTCGCTGGTGTACGATCCCCAACAGAAGACCCTGCTGGCCGACAAGGGGGAGATCCGGGTGGGCACCAAGTATCAGGCCGACATCACCGACCTGCTGAGCGAAG GCGAGAAGGACGCCAGGGACCTGGAGAAACTGGAGGAGAAGATCTGGGAGCCCAGCAGCTCGCTGACAGAGAAGCAGATCGACCAGTTTTTGGTGGTCGCTCG GTCGGTGGGTACATTCGCCCGAGCCTTGGACTGCAGCAGCTCCGTGCGTCAGCCCAGCCTTCACATGAGCGCTGCCGCAGCCTCCAGAGACATCACCTTG TTCCACGCCATGGACACTCTCCACGGCACGGGCTACGACGTGACGCGGGCCATCGCGGCGCTGGTTCCTCAGGGCGGCCCGGTTCTGTGTCGAGATGAAATGGAGGAGTGGAGCGCCTCTGAGGCCAACCTGTTTGAGGAGGCGCTGGAGAAATACGGCAAAGACTTCATGGACATCCAGCAGGATTTT TTGCCATGGAAGTCCCTGACGAGCATCATTGAGTATTACTACATGTGGAAGACCACTGACAGATATGTgcaacag AAACGATTAAAGGCAGCCGAGGCCGAAAGCAAGTTAAAGCAGGTCTACATCCCCAACTA CAACAAGCCAAACCCTAACCAGCTTAGCAGCAACAACCCAAAGCCGGTAGCCCTGGTCAACGGAGCAGCCGGAGCAGCCGCACCCGGACCACCGGGACTGCCGGGTCAAGGGCCGAACCCGCCGCCACTCGCACGAGCCTGTGAAAGCTGCTACA CCAACACTTCCTACCAGTGGTACTCGTGGGGGCCTCCCAACATGCAGTGTCGCCTGTGCGCTTCCTGCTGGACATACTGGAAGAAGTACGGCGGGCTGAAGATGCCCACCAGGCTGGACGGGGAGCGACCCGGACCTAACCGCAGCAGCATg AGCCCTCACGGCGTCCCTCTGCGACACAGCGGCAGCCCCAAGTTCGCCGTCAAGACGCGACAGGCCTTCTACCTGCAGACCACCGCTCTGACGCGGGTAGCGCGCCGCCTCTGCCAGGATATTATCAAGCCCCGCTACCTGGGCCGCCACCCCTACCTCCCCGTCAACACGGCTGCCATCAAGGCTGAGT GTGCGCTGCGGTTGCCTGATAAAGACCCCGGCAAACCTTCGCCGCTCAAACCAACAGAACGCAAACCTCTGGAGTCGGTGGTTCGATATCTAG AAGCACATCCCCGTCCAGCCAAAGCGGAGGCACCCGCCCGGGGAGCGTCCATCTCCACGGGCAGCCTGACGCCCATCAAGTCCTCCCCCATCCTCAACAGCGGCTCCCCCACCATCCTGGGGAAGCGCAGCTACGAACAGCACAACGGACTGGATG GCACTAAATCCAAAGCCTTGGCCCCCCAGTGGGACATCATGGCCAAACGCATGAGCGAAGTGGGCCGGCCCTCGGCTGCCATGCAGGACGAGGTGCACCAGCTGGACTGA